Proteins encoded together in one Planctopirus ephydatiae window:
- a CDS encoding ABC transporter permease: MLHFAWQNLASRPARSILALLGLTVAITGMVGLFSIAVGLQRTVGRTFDRIPGLAAMQPGSPIPLFSRMPAAWAEEIREVPGVSVVRPELWTRAQMVDGKMTFNPPRFLFGTDIPTTLQMKSAVYRDDIQAGRFLELADVGTNRCVISESIARDSSKKPGDIINVDGNLLEVIGVYKTGSILLDVAIVIDQSTLRQLYRMDPAIISSVYIEPVEKMSPDELSKAIREKFRGRSLGKWQPSADTIAGLSGRAEATLADKFVAGLSGLSDLAKPRKTSPANSSTSGEVLLAGGEKPSPEDISGENSAADPGDAEEGLEVRSARDWGTKIQEFSSDLDIFMYLMSGIGVVIALLSILNTMLMSVTERMTEFGILKANGWSSWDLLRLIAYESAALGLIGGILGCILGWIGTLVVNASIPDKLNLYASPGLLLFSLAFSMALGVLGGLYPAMWATRLTPMEAIRRS, encoded by the coding sequence ATGCTGCATTTCGCGTGGCAAAATCTGGCCAGTCGTCCGGCTCGTTCAATTCTCGCTCTCCTGGGCCTGACAGTCGCCATCACGGGGATGGTAGGCCTTTTCTCGATTGCCGTTGGCCTGCAGCGAACAGTCGGCAGAACCTTTGATCGCATCCCGGGGTTGGCTGCCATGCAACCCGGCTCACCCATCCCGCTGTTTTCCCGCATGCCCGCCGCCTGGGCCGAAGAAATCCGCGAAGTCCCGGGCGTGAGTGTCGTCCGGCCCGAACTCTGGACCAGAGCCCAGATGGTCGATGGCAAAATGACCTTCAACCCGCCACGATTCCTCTTCGGAACCGATATCCCCACCACACTCCAGATGAAGTCCGCTGTCTATCGCGACGACATTCAAGCCGGGCGATTCCTGGAACTTGCCGACGTCGGCACCAACCGCTGCGTCATCAGCGAATCCATTGCCCGCGATTCCAGTAAAAAGCCAGGCGATATCATCAACGTCGATGGCAACCTGTTGGAAGTTATAGGCGTCTACAAAACAGGTTCCATCCTGCTCGATGTGGCCATCGTCATCGATCAATCCACCCTGCGACAACTCTACCGCATGGATCCTGCAATCATCTCTTCGGTCTATATCGAACCGGTTGAAAAGATGAGTCCTGATGAACTCTCCAAGGCCATTCGCGAGAAATTCCGTGGACGTTCCCTCGGCAAATGGCAACCCTCGGCTGATACCATCGCCGGACTTTCCGGCCGGGCAGAAGCGACACTCGCCGACAAGTTCGTCGCTGGCCTATCAGGTCTGTCAGATCTCGCGAAACCTCGGAAAACATCGCCAGCCAACTCGTCGACTTCTGGCGAAGTCCTTCTCGCAGGAGGTGAAAAGCCCAGCCCCGAAGACATCTCCGGCGAAAACTCTGCAGCCGATCCCGGCGATGCCGAAGAAGGTCTCGAAGTTCGCTCCGCCCGTGACTGGGGCACCAAAATTCAGGAGTTCAGCTCCGACCTGGATATCTTCATGTATCTCATGAGCGGCATCGGGGTCGTGATTGCCCTGCTCAGCATTCTCAACACCATGCTCATGAGTGTCACCGAACGGATGACCGAGTTCGGCATTCTGAAAGCCAATGGCTGGTCATCCTGGGATCTTCTGCGGCTCATCGCTTACGAATCAGCTGCACTCGGGCTGATTGGCGGGATTCTCGGCTGCATCCTGGGCTGGATTGGCACACTTGTCGTCAATGCGTCCATTCCCGATAAACTCAACCTTTACGCCAGCCCCGGCCTGCTCCTTTTCAGCCTCGCCTTCAGCATGGCACTCGGTGTGCTCGGCGGACTTTACCCCGCCATGTGGGCCACCAGACTCACACCCATGGAAGCCATTCGCCGCTCCTAA